Proteins from a single region of Pseudarthrobacter sp. NIBRBAC000502772:
- a CDS encoding spermidine synthase encodes MAKRGKSGGRNSQRATAGVIEVPKGTRPEGPVEGVYYVDTGDCELIADQDNSNGWLLKINGVMSSHIDLADPLFLDFEYMRWMAALIESRWPPKPGKGGAKAVAPTVGGTERLRGLHLGGGACSLARYFHTAYPDARQVVVELDGKLAEYVRGWFDLPKAPLLRLRVGEAREVTETLTPDSRDFIIRDVFAGSLTPRTLTTAEFNDHIKRVLAPGGIYVVNSGDAPDLKNAREDAATIAAAFAHTVIIADPSMLKGRRFGNMVMAGSDTPLDGDPQLARRLLGGAVPAHIWNDAQVRAFAANSPVRHDPAAPSIAP; translated from the coding sequence ATGGCAAAACGCGGCAAGTCAGGCGGGCGGAACAGCCAGCGTGCGACGGCGGGTGTCATCGAGGTGCCCAAGGGCACCCGTCCTGAGGGCCCGGTTGAGGGCGTCTACTACGTTGATACCGGCGACTGCGAGCTCATCGCGGACCAGGACAACTCCAACGGTTGGCTCCTGAAGATCAACGGCGTCATGAGCTCCCACATCGACCTTGCGGATCCGCTTTTCCTTGATTTTGAGTACATGCGCTGGATGGCGGCGCTGATTGAGTCACGTTGGCCGCCGAAGCCCGGAAAGGGCGGCGCCAAGGCGGTCGCGCCGACTGTGGGCGGGACCGAGCGGCTGCGTGGGCTGCACCTGGGCGGCGGGGCCTGTTCCCTGGCCCGGTACTTCCACACCGCCTATCCGGACGCCCGGCAGGTGGTGGTGGAACTCGACGGCAAGCTCGCCGAATATGTCCGCGGCTGGTTCGACCTGCCCAAGGCACCGCTCCTGCGGCTGCGAGTGGGGGAGGCCCGCGAGGTCACCGAGACGCTCACGCCTGACAGCCGCGACTTCATCATCCGCGACGTGTTTGCCGGTTCACTCACGCCGCGGACGCTCACCACCGCCGAGTTTAATGACCACATCAAGCGGGTCCTGGCGCCGGGCGGCATCTATGTGGTCAACTCAGGCGACGCCCCGGACTTGAAGAATGCGCGCGAAGACGCCGCCACCATCGCGGCCGCATTCGCACACACCGTCATCATCGCCGACCCCTCCATGCTGAAGGGCCGCCGCTTCGGCAACATGGTCATGGCCGGCAGCGATACCCCGCTGGACGGGGACCCGCAGCTAGCCCGCCGGCTGCTGGGCGGCGCCGTCCCGGCCCACATCTGGAACGACGCCCAGGTGCGCGCCTTCGCCGCGAACTCCCCGGTGCGTCACGACCCGGCAGCACCGTCGATTGCTCCGTAG
- a CDS encoding MFS transporter, which yields MSVEQRSADNAAGSAPKGSGLKKIVAASMVGTVVEWYEFFLYATAATLVFGKYFFPATGNELDGIIQAFLTYAVGFVARPLGGIVFGQIGDKLGRKPTLQLTIVIVGVATFLMGCLPGFADIGYLAPALLVALRFIQGFALGGEWGGAVLLVAEHSPNKSRGFWSSWPQAAVPVGNLLATLVLFIMSTALSPEAFLGWGWRVAFWLSAVIVFVGYYIRTHVTEAPIFLEAKALVEKEQAVSYGVFEVVRKYPKGILQAMGLRFAENIMYYLVVSFAIVYLKSVHKYDTSSLLLALLIAHVIHFLVIPQVGRLVDKLGRKPVYLIGSISGAAWPFFAFPMFDTRNAVVIVLAVTIGLCLHAFMYAGQPAIMAELFPTRMRYSGVSLGSQVTSIFAGSLAPLLATQWLKDTGSWLPTAIYLLVACAITTVAVLSLKETKGIALEEVDKADAAREGLLPAASR from the coding sequence ATGAGCGTAGAGCAGCGCTCGGCAGACAATGCCGCCGGATCCGCACCCAAGGGATCCGGGCTTAAAAAGATTGTGGCCGCGTCGATGGTGGGCACGGTGGTGGAATGGTACGAATTCTTCCTCTACGCCACCGCCGCCACCCTGGTCTTCGGGAAGTACTTCTTCCCCGCCACCGGCAACGAGCTGGACGGCATCATCCAGGCGTTCCTCACCTACGCGGTGGGCTTCGTGGCGCGCCCCCTCGGCGGCATCGTCTTCGGCCAGATCGGCGACAAGCTGGGCCGCAAGCCCACACTGCAGCTGACCATCGTGATCGTCGGCGTGGCGACGTTCCTGATGGGCTGCCTCCCGGGCTTTGCCGACATCGGCTACCTGGCTCCGGCCCTGCTGGTGGCCCTCCGCTTCATCCAGGGCTTCGCGCTCGGCGGCGAATGGGGCGGCGCCGTGCTGCTGGTTGCCGAACACAGCCCCAACAAGTCCCGCGGATTCTGGTCCAGCTGGCCGCAGGCCGCAGTGCCGGTGGGCAACCTGCTGGCAACGCTGGTGCTGTTCATTATGTCCACCGCCCTGAGCCCGGAGGCATTCCTCGGCTGGGGCTGGCGCGTGGCCTTCTGGCTCTCCGCCGTGATCGTCTTCGTTGGCTACTACATCCGCACCCACGTCACCGAGGCGCCCATCTTCCTGGAAGCCAAGGCCCTTGTGGAGAAGGAGCAGGCCGTCAGCTACGGCGTCTTCGAGGTGGTGCGCAAGTACCCCAAGGGCATCCTGCAGGCCATGGGGCTGCGCTTCGCGGAGAACATCATGTACTACCTGGTGGTCAGCTTCGCCATTGTCTACCTCAAGAGCGTGCACAAGTACGACACGTCCTCGCTCCTGCTCGCACTCCTGATCGCCCACGTCATCCACTTCCTGGTCATCCCGCAGGTGGGACGGCTCGTCGACAAGCTGGGACGCAAGCCCGTCTACCTGATCGGGTCCATCTCCGGTGCGGCCTGGCCGTTCTTCGCCTTCCCCATGTTCGATACGCGCAACGCCGTGGTGATTGTCCTGGCTGTGACCATCGGCCTCTGCCTGCACGCGTTTATGTATGCTGGCCAGCCCGCCATCATGGCCGAACTGTTCCCCACCCGCATGCGCTACTCGGGCGTTTCGCTGGGCTCGCAGGTCACCTCGATCTTCGCCGGTTCGCTGGCCCCGCTGCTGGCCACCCAGTGGCTCAAGGACACCGGTTCCTGGCTGCCTACGGCCATCTACCTTTTGGTTGCCTGCGCGATCACAACGGTGGCGGTGCTGAGCCTGAAGGAAACCAAGGGCATCGCGCTGGAGGAAGTGGACAAGGCCGACGCCGCCCGCGAGGGACTGCTCCCGGCGGCCTCACGCTGA
- a CDS encoding helix-turn-helix domain-containing protein, with product MEATGWPTTLPEDLRAHLPEGSADGVFPAGCPSRTVLDHITSKWGVLILLALSEGEQRWSELRRRAEGISEKMLAQTLKTLERDGLVLRKAQPVIPPRVDYSLTERGHELSGLLVPLATWAYNNADDILNGQR from the coding sequence ATGGAAGCGACTGGATGGCCCACCACCCTGCCGGAAGATCTCCGGGCACACCTGCCGGAAGGATCGGCCGACGGCGTGTTCCCGGCTGGGTGCCCCAGCCGCACCGTCCTGGACCACATCACCAGCAAATGGGGGGTCCTGATCCTCCTGGCGCTCTCCGAAGGTGAGCAGCGCTGGAGCGAACTCCGGCGCCGGGCAGAGGGCATCAGCGAAAAAATGCTGGCGCAGACCCTCAAGACCCTGGAGCGCGACGGCCTGGTGCTGCGGAAGGCCCAGCCCGTCATCCCGCCCCGCGTGGACTACAGCCTGACCGAACGCGGCCATGAGCTGTCCGGCCTGCTGGTCCCCCTGGCCACCTGGGCCTACAACAACGCCGACGACATCCTCAACGGCCAGCGCTGA
- a CDS encoding DUF3618 domain-containing protein, which yields MSDNPDDIRSDIEATRARLGTNVDAVADKVTPSNIVHRQTDKVKDAVFGVKEKVMGTADDVTTRVHGGAHARTDSAGNALSEAGAAIGDTPHQVKAKTQGNPLAAGLIAFGAGLLLSSLIPASEKEREAADALKSAAEPLTAELTEAAKEMAEGLKEPAREAMENVKATAVDAAEHLKHEGQVAAADVKERAADARENVQNT from the coding sequence ATGAGCGACAATCCGGACGATATCCGTTCAGATATTGAGGCAACCCGTGCCCGTCTGGGCACGAACGTGGACGCGGTGGCAGACAAAGTGACGCCATCGAACATCGTCCATCGGCAGACAGACAAGGTGAAGGACGCCGTGTTCGGAGTGAAGGAGAAAGTCATGGGAACAGCCGACGACGTCACCACCCGCGTGCACGGTGGCGCCCACGCCCGCACTGACAGCGCAGGCAACGCACTAAGTGAAGCGGGCGCCGCCATTGGTGACACTCCGCACCAGGTGAAAGCAAAGACGCAGGGCAACCCGCTAGCTGCCGGGCTGATCGCGTTCGGCGCCGGCCTGCTTTTGTCATCGCTGATCCCGGCAAGCGAGAAGGAACGCGAAGCAGCGGATGCCCTCAAGTCCGCCGCCGAACCGTTGACCGCCGAGCTGACCGAGGCCGCGAAGGAGATGGCTGAGGGCTTGAAGGAACCGGCGCGGGAAGCCATGGAGAACGTCAAGGCCACAGCAGTCGACGCCGCCGAGCATCTCAAGCATGAGGGCCAGGTTGCGGCTGCGGACGTCAAGGAACGGGCCGCCGACGCCAGGGAGAACGTACAGAACACGTAA
- a CDS encoding phage holin family protein, with product MSSQIPEPPPSAAHAKADNTSLGDLLGEVTRDLSTLMRQEVELAKAELKESATKAGRGGGMLAGAGVAGHFVLLFLSIALWIALGELMGLGWSAVVVAVIWGVIAAVLASMGRNELKTVKGMPQTAETLQEIPPTLKPGEVKP from the coding sequence ATGAGCAGCCAGATACCTGAGCCTCCCCCGTCGGCGGCCCACGCGAAAGCCGACAACACGTCGTTGGGTGACCTGCTCGGTGAGGTGACCCGTGACCTGTCCACGCTGATGCGCCAGGAGGTCGAGCTTGCCAAGGCCGAGCTCAAGGAATCGGCCACCAAGGCAGGCAGGGGCGGCGGCATGCTGGCCGGCGCCGGCGTAGCGGGCCATTTTGTACTGCTGTTCCTGTCGATCGCCCTCTGGATCGCGTTAGGCGAGCTGATGGGACTCGGCTGGTCCGCCGTCGTGGTCGCTGTCATCTGGGGCGTCATCGCCGCAGTGCTGGCGTCCATGGGCCGCAATGAGCTCAAAACTGTAAAGGGCATGCCGCAAACCGCTGAAACACTCCAGGAAATTCCCCCAACCCTAAAACCCGGTGAGGTAAAACCATGA
- a CDS encoding YihY/virulence factor BrkB family protein, with amino-acid sequence MAAHDSPKTSTAKAGSAPAPDDSRKPESPTDVTEPSWQYIAKKTFREFSKDQCPDLAAALTYYAVLSLFPALLALVSLIGLFGDPEKTTTALLEIVRGIAPADTVNTVGGPVQELAAAPAAGVTLFIGLATALWSASGYVGAFGRAMNRIYEVDEGRPFLKLRGTMLAVTLLAVVTVAVLAGMLVLSGPVSEAVGGAIGLSDAFLTVWNIAKWPVIVALVMAIIAVLYYATPNVKQPRFRWMSVGSLIALVVFLLASLGFAFYVANFGNYNKTYGALGGVIVMLLWLWILNMSLLFGAEFDAEMERGRQLQAGIEAEETIQLPPRDTKKSEKMQEQEEDDIRRGRELREGHGNGADQAGSDTGTGPDGHRRD; translated from the coding sequence GTGGCCGCTCACGATTCGCCCAAAACCAGCACCGCCAAGGCGGGCAGCGCTCCCGCACCCGACGACTCCCGGAAACCGGAGAGCCCCACGGACGTCACCGAACCGTCGTGGCAGTACATCGCCAAGAAGACGTTTAGGGAATTCAGCAAAGACCAATGCCCCGACCTGGCGGCAGCCCTGACCTACTACGCCGTGCTTTCGCTGTTCCCGGCGCTGCTGGCACTGGTTTCGCTGATCGGTCTCTTCGGAGACCCTGAGAAAACAACCACGGCGCTACTCGAAATCGTCCGGGGCATCGCGCCCGCGGACACGGTGAACACCGTCGGCGGGCCCGTCCAGGAGCTGGCCGCCGCACCTGCGGCCGGGGTGACGCTGTTCATCGGCCTCGCAACCGCACTATGGTCCGCCTCGGGCTACGTTGGCGCCTTCGGTAGGGCGATGAACCGCATCTACGAAGTGGACGAGGGCCGCCCCTTCCTGAAGCTGCGCGGGACCATGCTGGCCGTGACGCTGCTGGCAGTGGTCACGGTGGCCGTCCTCGCCGGCATGCTGGTGCTGAGTGGACCGGTTTCGGAGGCAGTAGGCGGGGCCATCGGCCTCAGCGACGCGTTCCTCACCGTCTGGAATATCGCGAAATGGCCGGTGATCGTGGCCCTGGTCATGGCGATCATTGCAGTCCTCTACTACGCCACCCCGAACGTGAAGCAGCCCAGGTTCCGTTGGATGAGCGTTGGCTCGCTTATCGCTTTGGTGGTTTTCCTGCTGGCCTCGCTCGGCTTCGCCTTCTATGTGGCGAACTTCGGCAATTACAACAAGACCTACGGCGCACTCGGCGGTGTGATCGTTATGCTGCTCTGGCTGTGGATCCTGAACATGTCACTGCTGTTCGGGGCCGAATTCGACGCCGAAATGGAGCGTGGACGGCAGCTCCAGGCCGGAATCGAGGCCGAGGAGACCATCCAGCTGCCGCCGCGGGACACCAAGAAGAGCGAGAAGATGCAGGAGCAGGAAGAGGACGATATCCGGCGCGGCCGCGAGCTGCGTGAGGGCCACGGGAACGGCGCGGACCAGGCCGGATCAGATACCGGTACCGGACCAGACGGCCACAGACGGGACTAG
- a CDS encoding SDR family oxidoreductase has protein sequence MSIVITGATGQLGRHVVEALLERNVPAAQIVATGRSIEKLADFKARGVQVKPMDYSDPSSVALALQGASKVLLISGSEVGQRVDQHRTVIEAAKSEGVELLAYTSVANADTTSMKLAAEHQATEAILKDSGVPFAILRNSWYLENYTDQLQGTLAQGALAGSAGEGKVSAAARVDYAEAAAAVLVAENQAGKVYELGGDHAFTLTELAQEISAAANTPVVYQDLPASDYAGLLAGFGVPELFADILADSDLGIARGDLLVSGSDLRTLIGRPTTPMPAAVRSAIAAV, from the coding sequence ATGAGCATCGTCATCACCGGAGCAACCGGACAGCTTGGCCGCCACGTCGTCGAGGCCCTCCTGGAGCGCAACGTTCCGGCAGCGCAGATCGTGGCCACCGGCCGTTCCATCGAAAAACTGGCGGACTTCAAGGCGCGCGGTGTGCAGGTCAAGCCGATGGACTACTCGGACCCTTCGTCTGTGGCGCTGGCCCTGCAGGGCGCCAGCAAGGTTCTCCTGATTTCCGGCAGCGAGGTTGGCCAGCGCGTGGACCAGCACCGCACGGTGATTGAGGCAGCCAAGTCTGAAGGCGTGGAGCTGCTGGCCTACACAAGTGTCGCCAACGCTGACACCACCAGCATGAAGCTGGCCGCTGAGCACCAGGCAACCGAGGCCATCCTGAAGGACTCGGGGGTTCCATTCGCCATTCTCCGCAACAGCTGGTACCTCGAAAACTACACCGACCAGCTGCAGGGCACCCTTGCCCAGGGTGCGCTTGCCGGCAGCGCCGGTGAAGGCAAGGTCAGTGCCGCGGCCCGGGTGGACTACGCCGAGGCAGCGGCAGCCGTGCTGGTTGCCGAGAATCAGGCCGGCAAGGTCTACGAGCTCGGCGGAGACCACGCCTTCACGCTCACCGAACTGGCCCAGGAAATCAGCGCCGCGGCCAACACGCCCGTGGTGTACCAGGACCTTCCTGCCAGCGACTACGCAGGACTCCTCGCCGGATTCGGCGTGCCGGAGCTCTTCGCCGACATCCTGGCGGACTCGGACCTCGGCATTGCCCGTGGCGACCTCCTGGTCAGCGGCTCGGACCTCCGCACCCTGATCGGCCGGCCCACAACGCCGATGCCGGCCGCGGTCCGCTCGGCGATCGCCGCCGTCTGA
- a CDS encoding LysR family transcriptional regulator, with amino-acid sequence MKANPDDLLVLLAVSRSAKFTTAAQVLGLNHTTVSRRIAALEKALGGRVLARAAGGWELTELGTEAVRVAEQVEAAVSALGPAGQAPDPITGVVRMTATDGFSAYIAAPAVARLRRKHPGLSVEVVTMTRRALQQRSGLDIEVVVGEPQVHRAEAVQLGEYMLGMYASRAYLAENGTPASVAELTEHPLVYFVDSMLQVDDLDAPRRLVPAMREGLTSTNVFVHVEATRAGAGIGFLPCFMGNLHSDLVRLLPDDFAELLPYWMVLRPDSMRRPAVAAVVQALRDQTAAHRDALLGRAQTPSAAP; translated from the coding sequence ATGAAGGCGAATCCCGATGACCTCCTGGTCCTGCTTGCGGTATCCCGCTCGGCCAAATTTACGACGGCGGCGCAAGTGTTGGGGCTGAACCACACCACCGTTTCGCGTCGGATAGCCGCCTTGGAGAAGGCGCTGGGCGGCCGCGTCCTGGCACGGGCGGCCGGCGGCTGGGAACTGACGGAGCTGGGCACGGAGGCCGTCCGGGTCGCCGAACAGGTGGAGGCAGCGGTGAGTGCGCTGGGCCCGGCAGGCCAGGCACCCGACCCGATTACCGGCGTCGTGCGCATGACGGCGACCGACGGCTTCAGCGCCTACATCGCCGCGCCCGCTGTGGCACGGCTGCGCCGGAAACACCCGGGACTGAGCGTGGAAGTGGTGACGATGACCCGCCGGGCGCTGCAGCAGCGCTCCGGGCTGGACATCGAGGTAGTGGTGGGCGAACCGCAGGTCCACCGGGCCGAAGCCGTCCAACTGGGCGAGTACATGCTGGGGATGTACGCCTCGCGTGCCTACCTTGCCGAGAACGGGACGCCGGCGAGCGTTGCTGAGCTGACGGAGCACCCGCTGGTGTACTTTGTGGATTCGATGCTGCAGGTGGACGACCTGGACGCTCCCCGGCGGCTGGTGCCGGCCATGCGCGAAGGGCTGACGTCCACCAACGTGTTTGTCCATGTGGAGGCCACCCGCGCCGGCGCTGGCATCGGATTCCTGCCGTGCTTCATGGGCAATCTGCACAGCGACCTGGTCCGGCTGCTCCCCGACGACTTCGCCGAGTTGCTCCCTTACTGGATGGTGCTGCGCCCCGATTCGATGCGCCGCCCTGCCGTGGCCGCCGTGGTGCAAGCGTTGCGCGACCAGACGGCGGCGCACCGGGACGCCCTGCTGGGTCGCGCTCAGACCCCATCGGCTGCTCCATAA
- a CDS encoding LysE family translocator: MVPLSNLLAFALASVVLIAVPGPSVLFVIGRSLALGWKGGVLTVLGNATGQLVQVAAVALGVGIIVAQSVVLFSVVKLAGAAYLVYLGIKAIRNRRHNSFADRQPAASSPRRLVAEGLVVGITNPKSVVFFVAVLPQFVDYPSGAIPFQLALLGAVFLLIAVVSDSLWAVAAGSARQWFARSPRRVSAVEATGGALMIGLGGTLALTGSKS, encoded by the coding sequence ATGGTTCCCCTCTCAAACCTTCTGGCGTTTGCGCTGGCATCCGTGGTGCTGATCGCTGTCCCCGGACCCAGCGTGCTGTTCGTGATCGGCCGTTCCCTGGCCCTTGGCTGGAAGGGCGGCGTCCTGACGGTGCTGGGCAACGCGACCGGGCAACTGGTGCAGGTGGCTGCAGTCGCGCTCGGCGTGGGCATTATTGTGGCGCAGTCCGTGGTCCTCTTCAGCGTGGTGAAGCTGGCCGGGGCCGCCTACTTGGTCTATCTGGGCATCAAAGCCATCCGGAACCGTCGGCACAACTCATTCGCGGATCGTCAGCCAGCGGCTTCCTCGCCACGGCGGCTGGTGGCGGAAGGCCTGGTGGTGGGTATCACCAACCCCAAGTCGGTGGTCTTCTTCGTGGCAGTGCTTCCGCAGTTTGTTGACTACCCTTCCGGGGCCATTCCGTTCCAGCTGGCGCTGCTGGGGGCGGTGTTCCTGCTGATCGCCGTAGTGTCAGATAGCCTCTGGGCCGTCGCCGCGGGTTCAGCCCGCCAATGGTTTGCCCGTTCGCCCCGCCGGGTTTCAGCGGTGGAGGCAACAGGCGGGGCCTTGATGATCGGCCTCGGCGGAACGTTGGCCCTGACCGGCAGCAAGTCCTAG
- a CDS encoding 3-hydroxybutyrate dehydrogenase: MENTLNGRKAVVTGGASGIGAACVRELAARGAKVVVADVDSAGAAALADEVGGTAWAVDLLDVDALATLSLDCDILVNNAGIQSISPIEAFDPADFRRIIALMLEAPFLLIRASLPHMYANGFGRIINVSSVHGIRASPFKSAYVSAKHGLEGLSKVTALEGGGHGVTSNCINPGYVRTPLVEKQIADQARVHGIPESEVLAKVMLTESAVKRLVEPEEVASLAAWLASDHAGMVTGASYAMDGGWSAR; encoded by the coding sequence ATGGAAAACACACTGAACGGCCGCAAGGCCGTGGTGACCGGCGGCGCCAGCGGGATCGGGGCTGCCTGTGTCCGGGAACTGGCCGCCCGCGGGGCGAAAGTGGTGGTGGCCGACGTCGACTCCGCCGGCGCTGCCGCCCTCGCCGATGAAGTGGGCGGCACGGCCTGGGCCGTGGACCTGCTGGACGTGGACGCGCTCGCCACCCTGAGCCTGGACTGCGACATCCTGGTGAACAACGCCGGGATCCAGAGCATCAGCCCCATCGAAGCGTTCGATCCGGCGGACTTCCGCCGGATCATCGCGCTGATGCTCGAGGCCCCGTTCCTGCTGATCCGGGCCTCGCTGCCGCACATGTATGCCAACGGCTTCGGCCGCATCATCAACGTGTCATCCGTGCACGGAATCCGGGCCTCCCCGTTCAAAAGCGCGTACGTTTCCGCCAAGCACGGCCTGGAAGGGCTGAGCAAGGTGACGGCACTTGAGGGCGGGGGGCATGGAGTCACGTCCAACTGCATCAACCCGGGCTACGTCCGGACCCCGCTGGTCGAGAAGCAGATTGCGGACCAGGCCAGGGTGCATGGCATCCCCGAGTCCGAGGTCCTGGCCAAGGTGATGCTCACCGAGTCCGCCGTGAAACGCCTGGTGGAACCGGAGGAAGTTGCCTCCCTGGCGGCCTGGCTGGCGTCCGATCACGCCGGCATGGTCACTGGGGCCAGCTACGCAATGGACGGCGGCTGGTCGGCGCGGTAG